One genomic region from Gemmatimonadaceae bacterium encodes:
- a CDS encoding helix-turn-helix domain-containing protein, whose protein sequence is MVSIPRSVSAPDFQELLDLRAEFPLVAMIGLFIAKESDLAALARLAAAGVADVLPVEQPSIAHHVRSTLSRAQAESLSSRVWRLAAVNVTDSAASLLRPALRLAHSPISLPVLANAVRMHERSVRKYCHANALPSPQWIIGWARSLLVAYYLEESGRSIQSIATLLGYKSSSLLANHLKRYTGKTASVLREESPLRTVGRLLESALAPPPGSPHRES, encoded by the coding sequence GTGGTCTCCATCCCACGTTCGGTAAGTGCGCCTGACTTCCAGGAACTGCTCGACCTCAGAGCAGAATTTCCGTTGGTCGCGATGATCGGCCTCTTTATCGCGAAGGAGTCGGACCTTGCTGCATTGGCCCGTCTTGCGGCAGCGGGCGTTGCCGACGTGCTTCCCGTGGAACAGCCGAGCATCGCGCATCATGTTCGCAGCACGCTGTCGCGCGCCCAAGCCGAGTCCTTGAGCAGTCGCGTTTGGCGCTTGGCTGCGGTCAACGTTACCGATTCTGCGGCGTCGCTACTTCGACCGGCATTGCGCCTCGCGCATTCGCCAATTTCCCTGCCCGTCTTGGCGAATGCAGTGCGCATGCATGAGCGGTCGGTTCGGAAGTACTGCCACGCGAATGCCCTACCCTCACCGCAGTGGATCATTGGCTGGGCTCGCTCCCTCTTGGTCGCCTACTATCTAGAAGAGAGTGGACGCAGCATTCAGAGCATTGCAACACTGCTGGGCTACAAGTCTTCGTCACTCTTAGCCAATCATCTTAAGCGCTACACGGGAAAGACTGCGAGTGTACTCCGCGAGGAGAGCCCGCTCAGGACCGTCGGCCGCTTGCTCGAGTCCGCGCTCGCGCCGCCGCCTGGCTCGCCACATCGCGAGAGCTAG
- a CDS encoding S8 family serine peptidase, whose protein sequence is MHDVLQQIRAPMAWASSRGAGARIAVIDSGISGQLREFPVAKRSAESRCFIRSQDPLVRDPWFDPDGHGSMIAGIAAATRADQGRYDGVAPDAEVISCKTRTDAVDIFLAFDRLRALLRRGQLKNLVVLCAFAFQEASSPDDERVDLLIEVVRDIIARGAVVVFAAGNNHPPVGWTGSVGHMSGNSIWGPGSLDEVLCVGSVSEAEDMAAPPGGHDAEGHHRSSHGPGEFAQSYPKPDCVAPTYGEVIWRDGYRARLWWGSSGAAAQAAGLAALIRAQYPTLSPAEVARAIRGSCRGLNLAPTQCGAGCIDCAAALRAASPL, encoded by the coding sequence ATGCACGACGTGCTGCAGCAGATTCGCGCGCCAATGGCGTGGGCGTCGTCGAGGGGAGCCGGCGCGCGAATCGCGGTCATTGACTCAGGGATCTCGGGGCAGCTGCGGGAGTTTCCCGTGGCGAAGCGGTCGGCCGAGTCTCGCTGTTTTATACGTTCTCAAGATCCGCTTGTTCGAGATCCGTGGTTCGATCCCGACGGGCACGGCTCGATGATTGCCGGCATTGCCGCCGCGACCCGGGCTGACCAGGGACGATACGATGGTGTCGCTCCGGACGCCGAAGTGATTTCTTGTAAGACGCGCACGGACGCGGTCGACATCTTTCTGGCGTTCGACCGCCTACGGGCACTCCTTCGGCGGGGACAGCTGAAGAATCTGGTGGTGCTTTGCGCTTTTGCGTTTCAGGAAGCCTCCTCGCCGGATGACGAGCGCGTTGACCTGTTGATTGAGGTGGTGCGAGACATCATCGCACGCGGCGCCGTTGTTGTGTTCGCGGCCGGCAACAACCATCCACCGGTGGGGTGGACGGGATCGGTCGGCCACATGTCGGGTAACTCCATCTGGGGGCCCGGCTCTCTGGACGAGGTGCTGTGCGTGGGTTCCGTGTCCGAAGCTGAGGACATGGCGGCGCCGCCTGGTGGACACGACGCGGAGGGGCATCACCGTAGTAGTCACGGCCCCGGCGAATTCGCCCAATCCTATCCCAAGCCGGACTGCGTCGCGCCGACGTACGGCGAGGTGATTTGGCGTGATGGCTATCGAGCGCGCCTCTGGTGGGGCAGCAGCGGGGCAGCCGCACAGGCCGCAGGGTTGGCGGCATTGATTCGCGCGCAGTATCCTACGCTGTCGCCCGCAGAGGTCGCCAGAGCAATCCGCGGTAGTTGTCGGGGCCTGAACCTTGCTCCGACGCAGTGCGGCGCAGGATGTATCGATTGTGCGGCGGCTTTGCGTGCGGCGTCGCCACTGTAG